A window of the Dunckerocampus dactyliophorus isolate RoL2022-P2 chromosome 21, RoL_Ddac_1.1, whole genome shotgun sequence genome harbors these coding sequences:
- the fam168b gene encoding myelin-associated neurite-outgrowth inhibitor, whose protein sequence is MNPVYSPAPTGVSFTNPKGIGYPAGFPVGYAAAAPAYTPSVYPGANPAFSSGYAPGTPFKMSCSPNSGTVPPYSSSTNPYPAAVYPVRSTYPQHNPYAQALIPSQQQGTYFTQPLYAAPPHVIHHTTVVQPNGMPAAMYAPPIPPPRNNGVAMGMVAGTTMAMSAGTLLSTPSPAPAALAPHPVTMPTYRPAGTHSYSYVPPQW, encoded by the exons ATGAATCCAGTATACAGCCCTGCACCAACAGGGGTCTCTTTCACCAATCCGAAGGGTATAGGCTATCCAG CTGGATTCCCTGTTGGCTACGCTGCAGCAGCCCCAGCGTACACTCCAAGTGTCTATCCAGGAGCAAATCCCGCCTTTTCAAGTG GTTACGCCCCTGGTACTCCCTTCAAAATGTCCTGTTCTCCCAACTCTGGGACCGTACCGCCATACTCGTCCTCCACCAATCCTTACCCAGCCGCCGTCTACCCTGTCAGGAGCACCTACCCCCAACATAACCCTTATGCACAG gCGCTGATCCCGTCACAGCAGCAAGGTACTTATTTCACACAGCCGCTGTACGCGGCGCCACCTCACGTGATCCATCACACGACAGTGGTCCAGCCCAATGGGATGCCCGCCGCGATGTATGCCCCGCCCATCCCTCCACCCCGCAACAACGGGGTTGCCATGGGGATGGTTGCCGGCACCACGATGGCCATGTCAGCTG GAACTTTGCTGTCAACTCCATCACCGGCACCGGCCGCTCTCGCCCCCCACCCCGTCACCATGCCCACATATCGGCCCGCCGGCACGCACAGCTACAGCTACGTGCCCCCTCAGTGGTGA